One genomic window of Nakamurella panacisegetis includes the following:
- a CDS encoding alpha/beta hydrolase, whose amino-acid sequence MSRHDRTTSTDRTTSPLRPPREAIANASPRRIGLIEAAVAMMIVGVGVIVVTPGHPVAALLRMVVVAGAGLGLLVLRRRARPGLVAVILAALGTAAGVSGAVIAVPHLLTDGLSVRAAGSAVAAVGGLLGLGCATVMFVRTVSGWRRLLALPLIVVVGYRGYLPLGMAVYATNPPRVALGSATPGVYGLTYRDVSFASADGVVLSGWYIPSANRAALVLLPGSGSTRSSVLNHAVVLVRHGYGILMFDPRGHGRSGGRAMDFGWFGEQDITAAVTYLRQQPKLDPDRIGVLGLSMGGEEAIGALAADRRIRAVVAEGATHRVLADKTWLPEVYGIRGRIQLGVDAIAYGLADLFSGAHPPMSLGDAVVVAAPRPVLLIAGGDALDEENADTRIAARSPATVHVWVVPHAGHVAALSVSPAEWEAHVTEFLATALA is encoded by the coding sequence GTGTCGCGACATGACCGCACCACGTCGACGGACCGAACGACATCTCCGCTCCGACCACCGCGGGAGGCGATCGCGAACGCGTCACCACGACGGATCGGGCTGATCGAGGCGGCGGTGGCGATGATGATCGTCGGGGTCGGTGTCATCGTGGTGACCCCAGGCCATCCGGTCGCCGCGTTGCTCCGCATGGTGGTCGTGGCCGGAGCGGGCCTGGGTCTGCTGGTCCTTCGTCGTCGGGCCCGTCCCGGTCTGGTGGCGGTGATCCTCGCGGCTCTGGGCACCGCCGCCGGTGTGAGCGGTGCCGTCATCGCGGTGCCGCATCTGCTCACCGACGGCCTGTCGGTCCGCGCCGCCGGTTCGGCCGTCGCCGCCGTCGGAGGGCTGCTGGGCCTCGGGTGCGCGACGGTCATGTTCGTCCGGACGGTGTCCGGGTGGCGGCGGCTGCTCGCCCTGCCGCTGATCGTCGTCGTCGGCTATCGCGGCTACCTACCGCTGGGCATGGCGGTGTACGCCACCAACCCGCCGCGGGTCGCGCTGGGTTCGGCCACACCGGGTGTCTACGGCCTCACCTACCGCGACGTCTCGTTCGCATCCGCCGACGGGGTGGTCTTGTCCGGCTGGTACATCCCGTCCGCGAACCGGGCCGCCCTGGTGCTGCTGCCCGGGTCCGGGTCCACCCGGTCGTCCGTCCTGAACCACGCGGTGGTCCTGGTCCGGCACGGTTACGGGATCCTGATGTTCGATCCGCGCGGCCACGGCCGCAGCGGGGGCCGGGCGATGGACTTCGGCTGGTTCGGGGAGCAGGACATCACCGCGGCGGTGACCTACCTCCGGCAGCAACCGAAGCTGGACCCCGATCGCATCGGCGTCCTCGGACTGTCCATGGGCGGTGAGGAGGCCATCGGTGCCCTGGCGGCTGACCGCCGTATCCGTGCGGTGGTCGCCGAGGGCGCCACCCACCGGGTGCTGGCCGACAAGACCTGGTTGCCCGAGGTGTACGGGATCCGCGGCCGGATCCAGTTGGGCGTCGACGCGATCGCCTACGGGTTGGCCGACCTGTTCTCCGGTGCCCATCCGCCGATGTCCCTCGGGGACGCGGTGGTGGTCGCGGCGCCCCGGCCGGTGCTGCTGATTGCCGGTGGTGACGCTCTCGACGAGGAGAACGCGGACACCAGAATCGCCGCCCGGTCACCGGCGACGGTGCACGTGTGGGTGGTCCCGCACGCCGGACACGTCGCCGCTCTGAGCGTCAGCCCCGCCGAGTGGGAGGCCCACGTGACCGAATTCCTGGCCACGGCCCTCGCCTGA
- a CDS encoding SDR family oxidoreductase — MKVFITGGTGLIGSAVVAELLANGHTVVALARSDSAEAAVRAAGAAPWRGGLADLNVLRAGADQADGVIHLAFRNDFSSAEAVASSVAEETAALLTLGETLVGSNRPLVTVSGTPWVPGRLSTESDPIPTDGPVGGRGRTVGEILALESRGVRTSAVRLPRTVHNNGDGGFAGLLTQIARRTGVSGYPGDGTQRWPAVHALDAAVLFRLALESAPAGTAWHAVDDEGDAVRDIAAVIGRRLGVPARSVPQDNFGPLGAIFAMDQPSSSAHTRAALGWEPTHPKLLADLEHIQA, encoded by the coding sequence ATGAAGGTCTTCATCACCGGCGGCACCGGCCTGATCGGCTCGGCCGTCGTGGCCGAACTCCTCGCCAACGGCCACACGGTCGTTGCTCTGGCCCGTTCGGATTCCGCCGAGGCCGCCGTACGAGCCGCCGGTGCGGCTCCGTGGCGCGGCGGTCTGGCCGATCTGAATGTCCTGCGCGCCGGCGCCGACCAGGCCGACGGCGTCATCCACCTGGCGTTTCGCAACGACTTCAGCAGCGCCGAAGCGGTGGCGTCATCGGTCGCCGAGGAGACCGCGGCGCTGCTGACCCTGGGTGAGACCCTCGTCGGCAGCAATCGGCCGCTCGTCACCGTGTCCGGCACGCCCTGGGTGCCGGGGCGCCTGTCCACCGAATCCGACCCGATCCCCACCGACGGGCCGGTGGGCGGCCGCGGCCGCACCGTCGGGGAGATCCTGGCCCTGGAGTCACGCGGCGTCCGGACGAGCGCGGTCCGCCTGCCCCGCACGGTCCACAACAACGGCGACGGCGGCTTCGCCGGGCTGCTCACCCAGATCGCCCGCCGGACCGGTGTTTCCGGCTACCCCGGCGACGGCACCCAGCGCTGGCCCGCCGTCCACGCCCTGGACGCGGCCGTCCTGTTCCGCCTGGCCCTGGAATCCGCGCCGGCCGGCACCGCCTGGCACGCGGTCGACGACGAGGGTGACGCCGTGCGGGACATCGCCGCCGTCATCGGGCGGCGCCTGGGCGTGCCGGCGCGCTCGGTGCCGCAGGACAACTTCGGCCCCCTCGGCGCCATTTTCGCGATGGACCAGCCGTCCTCCAGCGCCCACACTCGGGCAGCCCTCGGCTGGGAACCGACCCACCCGAAGTTGCTGGCCGACCTGGAGCACATCCAGGCCTGA
- a CDS encoding TetR/AcrR family transcriptional regulator, with product MARWEPGARERLVVAAVDLFTEQGYDETTVAQIAERAGVTRSTFFRHFADKRELLAAGQETLSQLLTEGIADAADGATPLEAVASGLERVSQAMGQMNRDLAPRIKAAVAASAELQARDALKSVGLGVAMRTALTARGVPDATADLAAELGILAFKRGFAEWTEGARDTDVGLAPYCLAALDELRAAATSLG from the coding sequence ATGGCTCGATGGGAACCCGGCGCGCGCGAACGGCTCGTCGTCGCGGCCGTCGACCTGTTCACCGAGCAGGGCTACGACGAGACGACGGTGGCCCAGATCGCCGAGCGCGCCGGCGTCACCCGGAGCACCTTCTTCCGGCACTTCGCCGACAAACGCGAGTTGTTGGCGGCCGGGCAGGAGACCCTGAGCCAGCTGTTGACGGAGGGAATCGCCGATGCTGCCGACGGTGCCACCCCGCTCGAGGCGGTGGCCTCCGGGCTCGAGCGGGTGTCCCAGGCGATGGGTCAGATGAACCGTGACCTTGCCCCACGGATCAAGGCCGCCGTGGCCGCCAGTGCCGAGCTCCAGGCCCGCGATGCTCTCAAGTCCGTGGGCCTTGGCGTCGCGATGAGGACCGCCCTGACCGCGCGAGGTGTGCCCGACGCGACGGCCGACCTGGCCGCCGAACTGGGAATTCTGGCGTTCAAGCGCGGGTTCGCCGAGTGGACCGAGGGTGCCCGGGACACCGACGTCGGCCTGGCGCCGTACTGCCTGGCCGCGCTGGACGAGCTGCGCGCGGCCGCCACTTCGTTGGGTTGA
- a CDS encoding redoxin domain-containing protein, with protein sequence MRPDIVPGNVFPDYRLSDHTGTPRRLSELQGDDPLILTLARGHYCPKEHQQHLELAAFYPKIAVAYTQIVTIATDAHHELQEFRASVGATWTFLSDPERVVQRDLDIAEYTDPEHNPMIPHTLVLKPGLVIHRVYNGYWFWGRPSTVDLWHDLRVVTREIRPDWDLAAPGLREAWESGDQSPFHGWNRRAAPTGTT encoded by the coding sequence GTGCGACCCGACATCGTTCCCGGCAACGTGTTCCCGGACTACCGGCTCAGCGACCACACCGGTACGCCACGGCGACTCAGCGAACTCCAGGGCGACGATCCGCTGATCCTCACGCTGGCTCGCGGCCACTACTGCCCCAAGGAGCATCAGCAGCACCTGGAGCTGGCCGCGTTCTACCCGAAGATCGCCGTCGCGTACACCCAGATCGTCACGATCGCGACCGACGCGCATCACGAGCTCCAGGAGTTCCGGGCGTCGGTCGGCGCGACGTGGACGTTTCTGTCCGATCCGGAACGCGTGGTCCAGCGTGACCTCGACATCGCCGAGTACACCGACCCGGAACACAATCCGATGATCCCCCACACGCTCGTCCTCAAGCCCGGACTCGTCATCCATCGCGTCTACAACGGCTACTGGTTCTGGGGGCGCCCTTCGACGGTCGATCTCTGGCACGACCTCCGCGTGGTGACCCGCGAGATCCGGCCGGACTGGGACCTGGCTGCACCAGGTCTGCGCGAGGCCTGGGAATCGGGCGATCAGTCGCCGTTCCATGGATGGAATCGGCGCGCTGCGCCGACCGGCACCACCTGA
- a CDS encoding SDR family oxidoreductase, with product MSGARSATKGRPARAGRRPELDGQTVVVIGGSAGIGLETARRAASEGARVILTGRDPGRLRRAAEEVGAATVSAFDVHDDTALNAFFDGLPDPVDHVMVTAGRPYYAPLADLDLDEARRELGDAPLSVLGIGRRAAGKVRPGGTLIFMSGTGARRPGVGLGVISALTAALPALTANLALEIAPVRVNLIAAGFVDTPLSASLLGDGLEARRDQLRANLPIGRVVGPADVASLAVHLMVNTALTGATYDIDGGQQLLSM from the coding sequence ATTTCCGGTGCCCGGTCGGCCACCAAAGGCCGTCCCGCCCGGGCCGGACGGCGGCCGGAACTGGACGGGCAGACGGTGGTCGTGATCGGCGGCAGCGCCGGCATCGGGCTGGAGACGGCCCGCCGGGCCGCGTCCGAAGGGGCCAGGGTCATCCTCACCGGGCGCGACCCCGGACGGCTCCGCCGGGCGGCCGAAGAGGTTGGGGCCGCCACGGTCTCGGCCTTCGATGTGCACGATGACACGGCGCTGAACGCTTTCTTCGACGGCCTGCCCGATCCGGTCGACCACGTGATGGTGACCGCGGGCCGGCCGTACTACGCACCGCTGGCCGATTTGGATCTCGACGAGGCGCGGCGTGAACTCGGGGACGCTCCGCTGTCCGTGCTCGGCATCGGACGCCGGGCCGCGGGTAAGGTGCGACCGGGCGGGACCCTGATCTTCATGAGCGGGACCGGCGCCCGTCGGCCCGGCGTCGGGCTGGGCGTCATCTCGGCCCTGACCGCCGCTCTGCCGGCCCTGACCGCGAATCTGGCGCTGGAGATCGCGCCGGTCCGGGTCAACCTGATCGCCGCCGGTTTCGTCGACACGCCGTTGTCGGCGTCGTTGCTCGGCGACGGCCTTGAAGCGCGCCGCGACCAACTCCGCGCGAACCTGCCGATCGGGCGTGTCGTCGGTCCGGCCGACGTGGCATCCCTGGCCGTGCACCTGATGGTGAACACGGCGCTGACCGGCGCCACCTACGACATCGACGGGGGTCAGCAGTTGCTGTCGATGTGA
- a CDS encoding MOSC and FAD-binding oxidoreductase domain-containing protein: protein MATLLSVNVGRPRDIAWNSRTVHTGIWKRPVDGPVMARRLNLDGDGQGDLEGHGGEQRAVMVYQAQSYDYWRQFLDRSDLTWGNFGENFTVDGLADEQVCIGDRYRIGEAEFEVTQPRTTCYRVGLRLGEPRMAALLVSEHRPGFYFRVLREGLVRPGDDIVRIGVAAQRISVADTDALLYLPDGTVDTMRRVLEVDALSPGWRESFRDLVARADQPQRERAIPSAPAWDGFRRMRVAELVHETARVTSVYLAGTGTEALPAPRPGQYLTLRLPGEPATVRSYSLSAVAPDHYRISVKRETQGVASTYINTALAVGDEVDVAAPRGAFVLTDAATPVVLFSAGIGVTPVLAMLSALAAQRSPRTVWWIHVTTSPGADALAEEARRLVEGLPAGHCHVFYTADAPEPLPSGASRGRPDGPALGVLGIPADADVYLCGPDGFMDAMTAAMIGLGVAGGHIHTERFASLSAINPGVVATGRPAPHVPAVLGTGPLVTFARAGLATAFDEKKASLLEMAEECDVPTRWSCRTGVCRTCSTPLLSGAVTYQLAPLTEPDPGEVLLCCTRPATDVVLDL, encoded by the coding sequence ATGGCCACCCTGCTGTCGGTGAATGTCGGTCGGCCCCGTGACATTGCCTGGAATTCGAGAACCGTGCACACCGGCATCTGGAAGCGACCGGTGGACGGGCCGGTCATGGCGCGCCGGCTGAATCTGGACGGAGACGGCCAGGGGGATCTCGAGGGCCACGGCGGCGAGCAGCGCGCCGTGATGGTCTACCAGGCGCAGTCCTACGACTACTGGCGGCAGTTCCTCGATCGCTCTGATCTGACCTGGGGGAACTTCGGCGAGAACTTCACCGTGGACGGCCTGGCCGACGAGCAGGTCTGCATCGGCGACCGCTACCGGATCGGAGAGGCCGAATTCGAGGTGACGCAGCCGCGCACCACCTGCTACCGGGTCGGCCTGCGGCTCGGCGAACCGCGGATGGCCGCGTTGCTGGTGTCCGAACACCGGCCGGGCTTCTACTTCCGGGTCCTACGGGAAGGGCTTGTGCGGCCGGGAGACGACATCGTCAGGATCGGCGTGGCGGCCCAGCGGATCAGTGTCGCCGACACCGATGCCCTCCTCTACCTACCCGACGGCACCGTCGACACGATGCGTCGAGTGCTGGAAGTGGACGCGCTGAGCCCGGGGTGGCGCGAGTCGTTCCGGGATCTGGTGGCTCGAGCGGACCAACCGCAACGGGAGCGGGCGATTCCGTCCGCTCCGGCCTGGGACGGATTTCGACGCATGCGGGTAGCCGAGCTGGTCCACGAAACCGCTCGGGTGACATCGGTGTACCTGGCCGGCACCGGCACGGAGGCGCTCCCGGCGCCACGGCCGGGTCAGTACCTGACCCTCCGGCTACCCGGCGAACCGGCCACGGTGCGCAGCTATTCACTGTCGGCCGTGGCTCCCGACCACTACCGGATCAGCGTCAAGCGAGAGACCCAGGGTGTCGCGAGCACCTATATCAACACCGCTCTGGCGGTCGGCGACGAGGTGGACGTCGCGGCCCCTCGCGGCGCATTCGTGCTGACCGACGCCGCGACACCGGTGGTGCTGTTCTCGGCCGGAATCGGCGTGACCCCAGTGCTGGCCATGTTGTCGGCGCTGGCGGCGCAGCGGAGCCCGCGCACCGTGTGGTGGATCCACGTCACCACCTCGCCGGGAGCCGACGCCCTGGCCGAGGAGGCCCGCCGGTTGGTGGAGGGTCTCCCGGCCGGCCACTGTCATGTCTTCTATACCGCTGACGCGCCGGAACCGTTGCCATCAGGGGCATCTCGTGGGCGCCCGGACGGACCCGCCCTGGGGGTCCTGGGCATTCCGGCCGATGCGGACGTCTACCTCTGCGGCCCGGACGGATTCATGGACGCGATGACGGCGGCCATGATCGGCCTCGGCGTCGCCGGCGGGCACATCCACACCGAACGGTTCGCCTCGCTGTCGGCGATCAACCCGGGCGTCGTCGCCACCGGTCGCCCGGCGCCGCATGTGCCGGCCGTGCTGGGCACCGGTCCGCTGGTCACGTTCGCCCGGGCCGGGCTGGCCACCGCGTTCGACGAGAAGAAGGCCAGCCTGTTGGAGATGGCCGAGGAATGCGACGTGCCGACCAGGTGGTCGTGCCGCACGGGGGTCTGTCGCACCTGCTCAACGCCGCTGCTGTCCGGAGCCGTGACCTACCAGCTCGCGCCGCTCACCGAACCCGACCCGGGTGAGGTGCTGTTGTGCTGCACCCGGCCGGCGACGGACGTAGTGCTGGATCTGTGA
- a CDS encoding YciI family protein, protein MRYALMVYAPPDHVAALPDDQRDAVYAEYFALAENPKVVTDMRLQAADTATCVRVSGGRTLMTDGPFADTKEVLGGVAVIDAANLDEAIELAARIPAARLGGTVEIRPVFER, encoded by the coding sequence ATGCGATACGCCCTGATGGTCTACGCCCCACCGGACCACGTCGCCGCCCTGCCCGACGACCAGCGGGACGCGGTCTACGCGGAATACTTCGCGCTCGCCGAGAACCCGAAGGTGGTCACCGATATGCGGCTGCAGGCCGCCGACACGGCCACCTGCGTACGCGTGTCCGGTGGCCGCACACTGATGACGGACGGTCCCTTCGCCGACACCAAGGAGGTGCTCGGCGGGGTCGCGGTGATCGACGCGGCGAACCTGGACGAGGCGATCGAGCTGGCCGCACGGATCCCGGCGGCGCGGCTCGGTGGCACGGTCGAGATCCGGCCGGTGTTCGAGCGCTGA
- a CDS encoding RNA polymerase sigma factor, translating into MLASLVGYLRDFDRAEEATQEAFAAAAQHWPESGVPANPGAWLVTTARNRAIDRIRRERTLADKVRLLPRPEAVVDDFDEPVIKDERLELIFTCCHPALPLDGQVALTLRALGGLDTAALAAAFLVPDDTMKRRLTRAKAKIKATGIPFAVPEGHLLADRVEAVLAVLYLIFNEAYRGRVDLAAEALHLGRTLVGLLPSEPEAQGLLALMLIHDARHRARFAGDDLVLLEDQDRSLWDAAQLEDGRRILDRALATGGRGPYVLQAVIASLQARELVDWPLVANMYRRLSALTGSPVVELNRAVAVAEAGDVPAALEIVDRLDLGGYLYLHSTRGELLRRLGRRDEARDAYRQALDLARSTPERRFLARRLEQT; encoded by the coding sequence GTGCTGGCCTCCCTCGTCGGATACCTGCGTGACTTCGACCGGGCCGAGGAGGCCACGCAGGAGGCATTCGCCGCCGCCGCCCAGCACTGGCCGGAGTCCGGTGTGCCGGCCAATCCCGGCGCCTGGCTGGTCACCACGGCCCGCAACCGCGCGATCGACCGGATCCGGCGCGAGCGCACCCTGGCCGACAAGGTCCGCCTGCTCCCGCGGCCGGAGGCCGTCGTCGACGACTTCGACGAGCCGGTGATCAAGGACGAGCGGCTCGAGCTGATCTTCACCTGCTGCCACCCCGCGCTGCCGCTGGACGGCCAGGTGGCGCTCACCCTCCGAGCCCTCGGCGGGCTGGACACCGCCGCCCTCGCCGCCGCATTCCTGGTGCCCGACGACACCATGAAACGCCGCCTGACCCGGGCCAAGGCGAAGATCAAGGCGACTGGGATCCCGTTCGCGGTCCCGGAGGGGCACCTGCTGGCCGACCGGGTGGAGGCCGTCCTGGCTGTGCTCTACCTGATCTTCAACGAGGCCTACCGCGGTCGGGTCGACCTTGCGGCCGAGGCCCTGCATCTCGGCCGGACGCTGGTGGGCCTGCTCCCGAGCGAGCCCGAGGCGCAGGGTCTGCTGGCCCTGATGCTGATCCATGACGCCCGCCACCGGGCCCGGTTCGCCGGAGACGACCTGGTGCTGCTCGAGGATCAGGACCGCTCGTTGTGGGACGCGGCGCAGCTGGAGGACGGTCGACGCATACTCGATCGCGCGCTCGCGACGGGCGGCCGCGGGCCGTACGTCCTGCAGGCGGTGATCGCGTCGCTGCAGGCGCGCGAGCTGGTCGACTGGCCGCTGGTCGCGAACATGTACCGGCGGCTGTCCGCGCTGACCGGGTCGCCGGTGGTCGAACTCAACCGAGCGGTGGCCGTCGCCGAGGCCGGCGACGTGCCCGCGGCGCTGGAGATCGTCGACCGCTTGGACCTGGGCGGCTACCTGTACCTCCATTCGACGCGCGGGGAGTTGCTGCGACGGCTGGGGCGACGTGACGAGGCCCGGGACGCCTACCGGCAGGCACTGGACCTGGCCCGGTCGACCCCGGAACGGCGGTTCCTGGCCCGCCGGCTGGAACAGACCTGA
- a CDS encoding carboxymuconolactone decarboxylase family protein, producing the protein MSARLNYVASPVLQPMVRHLVAAGRAVNEAGLPAATRALVEIRASQINGCGACLDMHTKEAEHAGETSVRLNLVAAWREATVFSEAERAALELTEVGTRLADGGGVSDEVWGNASKHFDDAQLGALVSLIALINTFNRLNVITRQPAGDYVPGQWG; encoded by the coding sequence ATGTCCGCTCGCTTGAATTACGTCGCCAGTCCGGTCCTGCAGCCGATGGTGAGACATCTCGTTGCCGCCGGACGGGCGGTGAACGAGGCCGGACTTCCGGCCGCGACCCGGGCGCTGGTGGAGATCCGGGCCAGCCAGATCAACGGCTGTGGCGCCTGTCTCGACATGCACACCAAGGAAGCCGAGCACGCCGGCGAGACGTCCGTCCGGTTGAATCTGGTCGCCGCCTGGCGCGAGGCCACCGTCTTCTCCGAGGCCGAGCGGGCCGCGCTGGAACTCACCGAGGTGGGAACCCGCCTGGCCGACGGGGGCGGAGTGAGTGACGAGGTCTGGGGAAACGCGAGCAAGCACTTCGACGACGCCCAGCTCGGCGCGTTGGTCTCGCTCATCGCCCTGATCAACACGTTCAACCGCCTCAATGTCATCACCCGCCAGCCCGCCGGTGACTACGTGCCCGGTCAGTGGGGGTGA
- a CDS encoding SRPBCC domain-containing protein: MTTNPTSVIDESAFSVRRTIRIAAPVEKVWTAVTEPAHISKWFGQATFTGSGVGATGTLAWPGHVSPVRVEAMDAPRMVAYRWSNDDALGERPTQVDDAASTVFTFTLEEVPGGTSLTVVETGFDVLSDPAADLKSHSEGWNSELDKLVTLLESTS, encoded by the coding sequence ATGACCACCAACCCGACGTCCGTCATCGACGAGAGCGCGTTCAGCGTCCGGCGGACGATCCGCATCGCCGCCCCCGTCGAGAAGGTGTGGACGGCTGTCACCGAGCCGGCGCACATCTCGAAATGGTTCGGCCAGGCCACTTTCACCGGATCCGGAGTCGGGGCAACCGGCACCCTGGCCTGGCCCGGACACGTGTCGCCGGTGCGGGTGGAGGCGATGGACGCGCCGCGCATGGTCGCCTACCGCTGGAGCAATGACGACGCCCTGGGCGAACGGCCGACCCAGGTCGACGACGCCGCCTCGACCGTCTTCACCTTCACCCTCGAAGAGGTGCCCGGCGGCACTTCGCTCACCGTGGTCGAGACGGGCTTCGACGTCCTGTCCGACCCGGCCGCCGACCTCAAGAGCCACAGTGAGGGGTGGAACAGCGAGCTGGACAAACTCGTGACCCTGCTCGAGAGCACATCGTGA
- a CDS encoding ArsR/SmtB family transcription factor, which translates to MVTTKALVPVFAALGDETRWNILAALGEGDASASALAGRFPVSRQAIAKHLAVLQAVGLVEPVRVGREVQYRVIGSELSATARQLDAIGAEWDRRLALIKEIAEGL; encoded by the coding sequence ATCGTGACGACAAAGGCACTGGTCCCGGTGTTCGCCGCACTCGGGGACGAGACCCGGTGGAACATCCTGGCCGCACTCGGCGAGGGCGACGCATCGGCGTCCGCCCTCGCCGGGCGCTTCCCGGTCTCCCGTCAGGCCATCGCCAAGCACCTGGCCGTCCTGCAGGCGGTCGGGCTGGTCGAGCCGGTCAGAGTGGGCCGTGAGGTGCAGTACCGGGTCATCGGATCCGAACTCAGCGCCACCGCCCGCCAACTCGACGCCATCGGCGCCGAGTGGGACCGTCGCCTGGCCCTGATCAAGGAGATCGCCGAAGGTCTGTAG
- a CDS encoding VOC family protein, whose product MTNLGIKTVLHPVTDLDAAKKVYGALLGIEPMADSPYYVGFDVAGQQIGLVPNSDMTSPVAHWHVTDIEETLASVTAAGARVKSQPKDVGGGRLVATFTDPDGNVLGLIQDQ is encoded by the coding sequence ATGACCAACCTGGGCATCAAGACCGTCCTGCACCCCGTCACCGATCTCGACGCGGCCAAGAAGGTGTACGGCGCGCTGCTCGGAATCGAACCCATGGCTGACTCGCCGTACTACGTCGGCTTCGACGTGGCCGGTCAGCAGATCGGGCTGGTGCCGAACAGCGACATGACCTCGCCGGTGGCCCACTGGCACGTGACCGACATCGAGGAGACGCTGGCCTCGGTCACGGCGGCCGGCGCGAGGGTCAAGTCGCAACCCAAGGACGTCGGTGGTGGGCGCCTGGTCGCCACCTTCACCGACCCCGACGGCAACGTACTGGGACTCATCCAGGACCAGTGA
- a CDS encoding helix-turn-helix transcriptional regulator, with protein MLSRVRPPVACGSIRTVIGSATPQRLRDLAALRRVRDRMDREYAQPLDVEALAAGVHMSAGHLSREFKLAYGESPYSYLMTRRIERAMALLRRGDMSVTDVCFAVGCSSLGTFSTRFAELVGVPPSVYRRDNAGMTAGMPACVEKQVTRPVRNREAGSVGRT; from the coding sequence ATGCTGTCCCGTGTGCGGCCGCCGGTCGCTTGTGGCAGCATCCGAACGGTGATCGGTTCCGCTACCCCACAACGCCTGCGCGATCTCGCCGCGCTGCGTCGTGTCCGGGACCGAATGGACCGGGAGTATGCGCAGCCCTTGGATGTCGAGGCCCTGGCCGCCGGCGTCCACATGTCGGCCGGGCACCTGAGCCGGGAGTTCAAGCTGGCCTACGGCGAGTCCCCGTACAGCTATCTGATGACCCGGCGGATCGAGCGGGCGATGGCGTTGCTGCGTCGCGGCGACATGAGCGTCACTGACGTCTGTTTCGCGGTGGGCTGCTCGTCTTTGGGTACGTTCAGCACCCGCTTCGCCGAGCTGGTCGGGGTGCCGCCCAGCGTCTACCGGCGCGACAACGCCGGGATGACCGCGGGCATGCCGGCCTGTGTGGAGAAGCAGGTGACCCGCCCGGTCCGGAACCGGGAGGCCGGCTCGGTCGGCCGAACCTAA
- a CDS encoding VOC family protein yields the protein MDITIHSSFLPQDDPEAALAFYRDALGFEVRLDVGYEGLRWITVGPVGQPDTSIVLHPPAIEPGITDEERRTVVEMMAKGTYGRILLATDDVDATFERLQARGVEIVQEPIDQPYGVRDCALRDPAGNLIRLQQRP from the coding sequence ATGGACATCACGATTCACTCCAGTTTCCTCCCGCAGGACGACCCGGAAGCGGCGTTGGCCTTCTACCGCGACGCTCTCGGATTCGAGGTCCGGCTGGACGTCGGGTACGAGGGGTTGCGGTGGATCACGGTCGGCCCCGTCGGCCAGCCCGACACCTCGATCGTGCTGCACCCGCCGGCCATCGAACCGGGCATCACCGACGAGGAACGCCGCACCGTGGTCGAGATGATGGCCAAGGGCACCTACGGTCGGATCCTCTTGGCCACCGACGATGTCGACGCCACGTTCGAACGGCTGCAGGCCCGCGGGGTGGAGATCGTGCAGGAGCCGATCGACCAGCCCTACGGGGTGCGGGACTGTGCGCTGCGGGATCCGGCCGGAAATCTGATCCGGCTCCAACAGCGCCCCTGA
- a CDS encoding YciI family protein produces MRYMLLQAYGAVELEDCTPMYEWDPADVRAHIDFQHRLNAELLASGELVDAQGLAGPDQAKFVVSDGVNPPKIIDGPYPESKELLAGYRLIDVESLDRALEIAARSSAAPGPGGAAIRQPIEVRQVMGAPDPEV; encoded by the coding sequence ATGCGATACATGCTTCTGCAGGCCTACGGCGCGGTCGAGCTCGAGGACTGCACGCCGATGTACGAGTGGGACCCGGCCGACGTGCGGGCCCACATCGACTTCCAGCACAGGCTGAACGCCGAACTGCTGGCCAGTGGAGAACTGGTCGACGCCCAGGGACTGGCTGGACCGGACCAGGCGAAGTTCGTGGTCTCCGACGGAGTGAACCCGCCGAAGATCATCGACGGGCCGTACCCGGAGTCCAAGGAACTGCTGGCCGGCTACCGACTGATCGACGTGGAGAGCCTCGACCGGGCCCTGGAGATCGCCGCCCGCAGCTCGGCCGCGCCCGGCCCCGGCGGTGCGGCCATCCGGCAGCCGATCGAGGTGCGCCAGGTGATGGGCGCCCCCGACCCCGAGGTGTGA